In the Hylaeus volcanicus isolate JK05 chromosome 1, UHH_iyHylVolc1.0_haploid, whole genome shotgun sequence genome, one interval contains:
- the LOC128875007 gene encoding peptidyl-prolyl cis-trans isomerase FKBP1A encodes MGVDVEVLSPGDGQTYPKRGQTVVVHYTGTLQNGKKFDSSRDRGVPFKFKIGKGEVIKGWDQGVAQMCVGERARLTCSPDFAYGSRGHPGVIPPHAVLIFDVELLKVEP; translated from the exons ATGGGCGTGGATGTGGAAGTTCTTTCTCCTGGAGATG GCCAGACATATCCGAAAAGAGGACAGACTGTAGTTGTCCACTATACAG GTACTCTccagaatggaaaaaaattcgattctaGCAGAGACCGTGGTGTgccatttaaattcaaaataggTAAAGGAGAGGTTATTAAAGGGTGGGACCAAGGCGTTGCTCAAATGTGTGTTGGAGAGCGTGCTAGGTTAACTTGCTCACCAGATTTTGCCTATGGCTCCAGAGGACATCCTGGAGT TATTCCACCACATGCTGTTCTCATCTTTGATGTGGAGCTGTTGAAGGTGGAGCCTTGA